One segment of Aquimarina sp. BL5 DNA contains the following:
- a CDS encoding 2TM domain-containing protein yields the protein MENSEQLKTYIRAQKRVAEERNFYTHLAIYIVINIIIFAVILELKDYIYDGYLWINLLSTPVLWGIPLLIHGVWAFRKGKKLTLFKKWEDRKIKEYMNKENNL from the coding sequence ATGGAAAATTCTGAACAATTAAAAACATACATAAGAGCTCAAAAAAGGGTAGCAGAAGAAAGAAATTTTTATACACATCTGGCAATATACATAGTGATCAACATCATCATATTTGCAGTAATTCTGGAGCTAAAAGATTATATATACGACGGTTACTTATGGATAAATTTACTTAGTACTCCGGTGCTGTGGGGAATTCCGTTACTAATTCACGGAGTATGGGCCTTTAGAAAAGGAAAGAAACTTACGCTTTTCAAAAAATGGGAAGATCGAAAGATTAAAGAATATATGAATAAAGAGAATAACCTCTAA
- a CDS encoding LytTR family DNA-binding domain-containing protein, with translation MNIIIIEDEKPAARRLSRMLDDLDIKVHTMLHSVSESIEWFSNNEHPDLIFLDIQLSDGLSFEIFDAVTIKSSIIFTTAYDEYALKAFKLNSIDYLLKPIDDEELEAAVKKYKNQLPSTQTLKVDFEDIKKLLINPMDRVYKKRFTARVGQHLKIFSVEDIECFYSENKGTYLHTNENRNYLIDTTLESLEDELNPQQFYRVNRKFYININAIKDIISYTNSRLQIKLHHFNEQEIIVARERVKDFKDWLE, from the coding sequence ATGAACATCATAATAATTGAAGACGAAAAACCTGCTGCCAGAAGATTAAGTCGTATGCTAGACGATCTGGATATTAAAGTTCATACTATGCTACATTCTGTTAGTGAATCTATTGAATGGTTTAGTAATAATGAACATCCAGATCTTATATTTCTCGATATTCAATTAAGTGATGGTTTATCATTCGAAATATTTGATGCCGTAACGATCAAAAGTTCTATTATTTTCACAACTGCGTATGATGAATATGCGTTAAAGGCTTTTAAGCTAAATAGCATTGATTACCTACTGAAACCTATTGACGATGAAGAATTAGAAGCTGCTGTAAAAAAATACAAAAATCAACTACCTTCTACCCAAACATTAAAGGTTGATTTTGAAGACATCAAGAAGCTGCTAATCAATCCTATGGATCGAGTATATAAAAAACGTTTTACGGCTCGAGTGGGTCAACATCTTAAAATATTCTCTGTAGAAGATATTGAATGTTTTTATTCTGAAAACAAAGGCACCTATCTTCATACCAATGAAAACAGAAATTATCTTATTGATACAACACTGGAATCTCTTGAAGATGAATTAAACCCGCAACAATTCTATAGAGTAAACCGCAAATTCTATATTAATATCAATGCAATTAAGGATATCATTTCTTACACCAATTCTAGATTACAGATAAAATTACATCATTTTAACGAACAGGAAATTATTGTTGCCAGAGAACGTGTTAAGGATTTTAAGGATTGGTTGGAATAA
- a CDS encoding DUF2141 domain-containing protein, producing MKTISITVIFTLLLPLAIFAQDNTNSIEINVTNIKIDDGTIRIGLYKGEENFYRKTYKSIAVKAKKDSLTVTLDDIPNGTYAISLFHDKNDNKKLDTNFFKIPKEPYGTSNNAKGSFGPPSWEDAKFSVSEQKVSQTIKL from the coding sequence ATGAAAACTATATCTATTACAGTAATTTTTACGCTTCTATTACCTCTAGCAATATTTGCTCAAGACAATACTAACAGTATTGAAATTAATGTAACTAATATAAAAATAGATGATGGAACTATTAGGATCGGTTTGTATAAAGGGGAAGAAAACTTTTATAGAAAAACTTACAAATCGATCGCTGTAAAGGCTAAAAAAGATTCACTAACAGTTACATTAGATGATATACCAAATGGAACCTATGCAATCTCATTGTTTCATGATAAAAATGATAACAAAAAATTAGACACCAATTTTTTCAAAATACCGAAAGAACCCTATGGAACTAGCAATAATGCCAAAGGAAGTTTTGGGCCACCTAGCTGGGAAGATGCTAAATTTTCAGTTTCAGAACAAAAGGTAAGTCAGACTATTAAGCTTTAG
- a CDS encoding NAD(P)/FAD-dependent oxidoreductase yields the protein MNIPYTNLPRLVIIGGGFAGVALARKMVKENVQLILLDRHNYHTFQPLLYQVSTASLEPDSIAYPLRKIVKRGKNTYFRMTEVTAVDPKKKEVHTAIGSITYDYLVIATGARTNFFGNETIEKNAMRMKNLPQALNLRSLMLENLEQAVITTDPEKRKELLRFVLAGAGPTGVELAGGIAELKLNVLPRDYPDMDFSAMEIHLIEGADRVLPPMSEHASEKATKFLERMGVHIHTNTQVTNYESNLVSTNTDLSLKTATFIWSAGVTGAPVEGLQADALIPRANRYKVNQFNQIEGYDDIYALGDIALMQTEDYPRGHPMVAQPAIQQGNHLVKNLKLHLKGKPMTPFKYFDKGSMATIGRNKAVVDLGKFRFGGFFAWFIWMFIHLWFLVGFRNRFVTFFNWTYNYINYDKAARLIVRPFKNKEENAIERV from the coding sequence ATGAACATTCCTTATACTAATTTACCAAGATTAGTGATTATCGGAGGTGGTTTTGCCGGAGTTGCACTTGCAAGAAAAATGGTAAAAGAAAATGTACAACTCATTTTATTAGACAGACATAATTACCATACATTTCAACCATTATTATATCAAGTTTCCACAGCTTCTTTAGAACCTGATTCTATCGCGTATCCGTTACGAAAAATCGTAAAACGTGGTAAGAATACGTATTTCAGAATGACAGAAGTAACCGCTGTCGACCCAAAGAAAAAAGAGGTTCATACAGCTATTGGCAGCATTACCTATGATTATTTGGTAATTGCTACTGGAGCAAGAACCAATTTTTTTGGAAATGAAACTATAGAAAAGAATGCAATGCGGATGAAAAACTTACCGCAAGCATTGAATCTTAGAAGTTTGATGTTAGAAAACCTGGAGCAAGCAGTCATTACGACTGACCCCGAAAAGAGGAAGGAATTATTACGTTTTGTATTAGCAGGTGCGGGTCCTACTGGCGTAGAATTAGCTGGAGGAATAGCAGAACTAAAGCTTAATGTGCTACCACGTGACTATCCGGATATGGATTTTAGTGCTATGGAAATTCATTTAATAGAAGGCGCTGATCGTGTTTTACCACCTATGAGTGAGCATGCCTCCGAAAAAGCTACCAAATTTCTAGAAAGAATGGGAGTACACATTCATACCAATACACAGGTAACAAATTACGAATCTAACCTTGTGTCTACCAATACAGATTTATCTCTAAAAACAGCAACTTTTATTTGGTCAGCAGGTGTTACTGGAGCTCCTGTAGAAGGGTTACAAGCGGATGCTCTTATACCAAGAGCAAATCGCTATAAGGTAAATCAGTTTAACCAAATCGAGGGATATGATGATATTTATGCGTTGGGAGATATTGCTTTGATGCAGACAGAGGATTATCCGAGAGGGCATCCTATGGTAGCACAACCAGCTATCCAACAAGGGAATCATTTAGTGAAAAACCTAAAATTACACCTAAAAGGAAAACCAATGACTCCTTTTAAGTATTTCGACAAAGGATCTATGGCAACCATAGGTCGCAATAAAGCAGTCGTGGATTTAGGTAAATTTCGTTTTGGGGGATTCTTTGCTTGGTTTATATGGATGTTTATTCACTTATGGTTTTTAGTAGGCTTTAGAAATCGCTTTGTTACTTTCTTTAATTGGACGTATAACTATATCAATTATGACAAGGCTGCCAGATTGATTGTAAGACCATTTAAGAATAAAGAAGAAAACGCTATAGAACGAGTGTAA
- a CDS encoding 2TM domain-containing protein yields MNDFDKRKAYRKAKKRVKEERSFYGHATVFFVMNIIIFIFKIKVGDYVNSEDYNNFLTWNLISTPLLWGLGLLGHGLWTFREKNGLEKLLNQTIFSRKWEDKKIKEFMEEKNDI; encoded by the coding sequence ATGAATGATTTTGATAAAAGAAAAGCCTATAGAAAAGCAAAAAAAAGAGTAAAAGAAGAAAGATCCTTTTACGGACACGCTACTGTATTCTTTGTTATGAATATCATCATCTTTATTTTTAAAATAAAGGTTGGAGACTATGTAAATAGTGAAGATTACAACAATTTTTTAACTTGGAATTTAATCAGTACTCCGCTATTGTGGGGATTAGGCTTACTAGGACACGGATTATGGACGTTTAGAGAAAAAAACGGACTGGAAAAACTACTTAATCAAACTATTTTTAGTAGAAAATGGGAAGATAAAAAGATTAAAGAGTTTATGGAAGAGAAGAATGATATCTAA
- a CDS encoding 2TM domain-containing protein, with protein sequence MKDFEEQKRYERAKERVDELKKFYNNLFSYIVIISFLAGINYYTNEWRYAWFLWAAFGWGIGLAFHAIKAYRINPMFDKDWEERRIRKYMDEEDNEKQLWE encoded by the coding sequence ATGAAAGATTTCGAAGAACAAAAAAGATACGAACGAGCAAAAGAACGTGTAGACGAACTAAAGAAATTTTACAATAACCTTTTCTCATACATCGTTATTATTTCATTTCTTGCTGGAATAAATTATTACACCAATGAATGGCGCTATGCCTGGTTTTTATGGGCAGCTTTTGGTTGGGGAATAGGATTAGCTTTCCACGCAATAAAAGCTTATAGAATTAATCCTATGTTTGATAAAGATTGGGAAGAACGCAGGATCAGAAAATACATGGATGAAGAAGACAATGAAAAACAACTTTGGGAGTAA
- a CDS encoding 2TM domain-containing protein, with translation MNIFKEIGKGILIGTAIFITFLIIYYFKGIEINFNQQLLHEYLENVVFSIIIYIANVYLFRFRRKKCQEKLYTVKNLTVTIILATMVSVVAIFIARLFYNVLVYEKEVLEFISNERPQYYLISLSIATVVTFIFYGVFYWKHRQESKVTEQKIIAGTASAKFAALKNQLDPHFLFNSLNVLTSLIDENPKMAQKFTTSLSKVYRYVLEQKDKELVTIDEELKFAKTYMTLLKLRFEDSIIFEMPESASNPEAKVVPLSLQILLENTIKHNVVMPNRPLHIKIYEDEGFLIVENNLQPKQVVKQSSGVGLGNVKQRYGLLTKREFSVFKTETAFIAKLPILTKRITSIDMTTLQNIEIVKDLKYKRAKDRVKKMKEFYGSLTAYCIVIPFLIFINYRTTGFSLPWFIFPMAGWGLGLLFHYAEAFDHHPIFGKDWEKKKIRKYMDESNRRNYE, from the coding sequence ATGAATATTTTCAAAGAAATAGGAAAAGGTATTTTAATCGGAACCGCAATATTTATCACATTCCTTATCATATATTATTTTAAGGGAATCGAAATAAATTTTAACCAACAATTGCTACACGAATATTTAGAGAATGTTGTGTTTTCGATAATTATATATATAGCTAATGTATACCTTTTCAGATTTCGAAGAAAAAAATGTCAAGAAAAGTTATATACAGTAAAAAATTTAACCGTAACCATTATCCTGGCAACTATGGTATCAGTAGTTGCAATATTTATAGCAAGATTATTTTATAATGTGCTTGTTTATGAAAAAGAGGTTTTAGAGTTTATTAGTAATGAGAGACCCCAATATTACTTGATTTCTCTATCAATCGCTACCGTAGTAACTTTTATATTTTATGGAGTTTTCTATTGGAAACACAGACAAGAATCAAAGGTTACGGAACAAAAAATAATAGCAGGAACGGCTTCAGCAAAATTTGCAGCTTTAAAAAATCAATTAGATCCGCACTTTTTGTTTAATAGTCTTAACGTATTGACATCCTTGATTGATGAAAATCCTAAAATGGCACAGAAGTTCACAACTTCTTTGTCTAAGGTTTACCGATACGTTTTAGAACAAAAGGATAAGGAATTAGTAACCATAGATGAAGAGTTAAAATTCGCAAAGACATATATGACCTTATTAAAATTAAGGTTTGAAGACAGTATTATTTTTGAAATGCCAGAATCGGCCTCTAATCCAGAAGCGAAAGTAGTACCACTGTCTTTGCAGATTCTATTAGAGAACACAATTAAACATAATGTGGTCATGCCTAATAGACCATTGCATATTAAAATTTATGAAGACGAGGGTTTTCTTATTGTAGAAAACAACCTACAACCCAAACAAGTAGTTAAACAAAGTAGCGGTGTAGGCTTAGGAAATGTAAAACAACGATACGGATTGCTTACCAAAAGAGAGTTCTCTGTATTCAAAACAGAGACAGCTTTTATTGCAAAGCTTCCGATATTAACTAAAAGAATAACATCAATCGATATGACAACTTTACAAAACATAGAAATCGTAAAAGATCTAAAATATAAAAGAGCAAAAGATAGAGTAAAGAAAATGAAAGAATTTTATGGCAGTTTAACTGCATACTGTATTGTAATTCCATTTTTAATATTCATCAATTATAGAACTACTGGTTTTAGTCTTCCTTGGTTTATTTTTCCGATGGCTGGATGGGGATTAGGATTACTTTTTCATTATGCAGAAGCATTCGACCACCATCCGATCTTTGGAAAAGATTGGGAGAAGAAAAAAATCAGAAAGTATATGGACGAATCTAATAGAAGAAATTATGAATGA
- a CDS encoding 2TM domain-containing protein — MEDFEKQKKYRIAKKRVQDEKGFYSHLTVYVIVNVFLLFINSDFIDEGFNNWLNWNLYITPFFWGIGLFFHWIKVFNPNIIFSKQWEKRKIKELMDKDDTLDIL, encoded by the coding sequence ATGGAAGATTTTGAAAAACAAAAAAAATATAGAATAGCGAAAAAACGCGTTCAGGATGAAAAAGGATTTTATAGCCATCTCACAGTATATGTTATTGTAAACGTTTTCTTGTTGTTTATTAACTCTGATTTTATAGATGAAGGATTTAACAACTGGTTAAACTGGAATTTATATATCACACCCTTTTTCTGGGGAATTGGTTTATTCTTTCATTGGATAAAAGTTTTTAACCCTAATATAATTTTCAGTAAACAATGGGAAAAACGAAAAATCAAAGAACTAATGGATAAAGATGACACCCTAGATATTTTATAG
- a CDS encoding AraC family transcriptional regulator produces the protein MTTHNKALSGKYLLLPLFLLVLNTFYIFAQKNTIQDAVTYIKQANSLYDSENYEESLSYYFKAEIIAKELKNDSLVSIIYTRTGHIHLRDGKNKDALNAYSKALDVAELTKHKELEIKAKAGLIVILRRMNRLDKALKTALHSLKSIPSTNFYRKGAHVSILVLTSEVYLDKEEYDSTLYYVEKALDISKELKYKEAILDLYIKKGMVYFYQKKYDASLNFLFKAKNILSEQEINNKSYPIIKTNYFIANCYYQQGDFDKAINILVTSIDNFEETDLLKPPAIRSHLLLANCYNEKAAYQKANLWRSKYVTLNESYQKDKDQTVDIIHEKETDKLQKEIVTLETKQRESEKSKKQIFWILLFTVFSLVIIVFLYLKKQRSNKVLFANLMKEINALETIKQSSITKKNIPKEIIIDDHKVVEIIKGLEKLESQEYFLKSDCNLRSMAKKLKTNATYLSKTINIHKEKNYTEYINDLRIDYVLKRLKEDKKFRSYAIQSIATEIGYKSSYSLVKHFKAKTGINPSYYIKSLDKQQLSSKITT, from the coding sequence ATGACAACTCACAATAAAGCTCTATCAGGTAAATATCTTCTTTTACCTTTATTCTTACTTGTATTGAACACCTTCTATATTTTTGCCCAGAAAAATACGATACAAGATGCGGTAACATATATCAAACAAGCAAATAGCCTTTATGATTCTGAGAATTACGAAGAGAGTTTGTCATATTATTTCAAAGCAGAAATAATAGCTAAAGAATTGAAAAATGATTCTTTAGTATCTATTATATATACCCGAACAGGACATATTCATCTTAGAGATGGAAAAAACAAAGATGCTCTTAATGCGTATTCAAAAGCACTAGATGTCGCAGAACTCACAAAGCACAAAGAATTAGAAATTAAAGCCAAAGCGGGACTTATAGTTATTCTAAGAAGAATGAATCGGTTAGATAAAGCTTTAAAAACCGCTCTCCATTCACTAAAATCAATACCTAGCACTAATTTTTATAGAAAAGGAGCCCATGTAAGCATTTTGGTTCTTACAAGTGAGGTTTATTTAGATAAAGAAGAATATGATTCCACATTATACTATGTAGAAAAAGCATTAGATATTAGTAAAGAACTGAAGTATAAGGAAGCTATTTTAGACCTATATATCAAAAAAGGAATGGTGTACTTTTATCAAAAAAAATATGATGCTTCATTAAATTTTTTGTTTAAAGCGAAAAATATACTATCCGAACAAGAAATAAATAACAAGTCATATCCCATAATTAAGACTAATTATTTTATCGCAAATTGCTATTATCAACAAGGTGACTTTGATAAGGCAATTAATATATTAGTAACCAGTATTGATAACTTTGAAGAAACTGATCTCTTAAAACCTCCTGCAATACGATCTCATCTATTATTAGCGAATTGTTATAACGAAAAAGCAGCGTATCAGAAAGCAAATCTATGGCGTAGCAAATACGTGACACTTAACGAATCCTATCAAAAAGATAAAGATCAAACAGTAGATATCATTCATGAAAAAGAAACTGACAAACTTCAAAAAGAAATAGTAACCCTAGAAACTAAGCAAAGGGAAAGCGAGAAGTCGAAAAAACAGATATTTTGGATTCTTTTATTTACTGTATTTTCACTAGTTATTATAGTTTTCTTATACCTCAAAAAACAACGATCTAATAAGGTCTTGTTCGCTAATTTAATGAAAGAAATTAATGCTTTAGAAACCATTAAACAAAGTTCGATTACTAAGAAGAATATCCCAAAAGAAATTATCATTGATGATCATAAAGTAGTTGAAATTATTAAAGGACTGGAAAAACTAGAATCTCAGGAATACTTTTTAAAATCTGATTGCAATCTAAGATCCATGGCAAAAAAGTTAAAAACCAATGCTACATATCTATCCAAAACCATAAACATCCATAAAGAAAAAAACTATACCGAGTATATCAATGATCTTAGAATCGACTATGTCCTAAAAAGATTAAAAGAGGATAAAAAATTCAGGTCCTACGCTATTCAATCAATTGCTACTGAGATTGGATATAAGAGTAGTTATTCATTGGTAAAACACTTTAAAGCAAAAACAGGGATCAATCCGTCCTATTATATTAAGAGTTTAGATAAGCAACAACTAAGCTCCAAAATCACTACATAA
- a CDS encoding TonB-dependent receptor gives MKSLLITIFLLSAAFLNAQNTISGVVTEPSGVPIPGANIYLEGTYDGASSADDGTFSFTTTETGGQTLVVSFLSFETFTLSMDVTEMKGLKIKLKEDVNSLGSVILNAGTFSAGDNSKASVLTPLDIVTTAGAAGDYIGAFQTLPGTSTVAEDGRLFVRGGDANEANVYIDGLRVFQPFAATANNIPTRGRFSPFLFKGTNFSTGGYSAEYGDALSSVLLLNTIDEPEQEKTDLSFISVGLGIGNTQKWKNNSLSINAFYLNLKPYQEIISQRVDWIKPFESLSGEAVYRHQFDNGLFKLYGGLNYTDFELIQEDINVPEGINFGLKNRNLYINASYKGELGNDWRLATGASFANDHNDIKIEETNVDNDDNAAHLKIKLRKRFSNRFKLSFGAEQFLGNFKEEASIISFGNFQSSFKNNSTAAFSEANIFFNKKLAMQLGIRATHNTLLDFTKVSPRASLAYKIAEKSQVSLAYGDFYQAPQQDILKYNSSLDPEKSSHYILNYLYQNNGRTLRAEAYYKSYDRLAKFDTAMPEFGSNYNSSGDGYAAGLDVYWRDNKSIKNFEYWTSYSYLDTERDYRNYPERATPNFATSHNLSVVGKYWAKDWKSLISATYNFASGRPYTDPNTANFLGEKTRTFNSLNMSWAYLISQQKILFVSVSNVLGFDNVFNYQYANTPNVNGNFARRAIRPTADRFFIIGFFWTISDNKTDNQLDNL, from the coding sequence ATGAAATCATTACTAATTACAATTTTCTTACTCTCGGCAGCATTTTTGAACGCTCAAAACACTATTTCTGGTGTTGTTACAGAACCATCTGGAGTTCCAATTCCTGGAGCGAATATTTACTTAGAAGGAACCTATGATGGTGCTTCATCTGCAGACGATGGAACTTTTTCTTTTACTACTACTGAAACTGGTGGACAAACTTTAGTCGTTTCTTTTCTTTCTTTTGAAACCTTCACACTGAGTATGGATGTTACTGAAATGAAAGGCTTAAAAATAAAACTGAAAGAAGACGTAAATTCATTGGGGAGTGTTATTCTTAACGCAGGAACATTCTCTGCGGGTGATAATAGTAAAGCATCTGTATTGACCCCTTTAGATATTGTTACCACAGCAGGAGCAGCCGGTGATTATATTGGAGCTTTCCAAACACTTCCTGGTACGTCGACTGTTGCCGAAGACGGAAGACTCTTTGTACGAGGTGGTGATGCTAATGAAGCTAATGTATATATTGATGGACTTCGGGTTTTTCAGCCTTTTGCAGCAACAGCTAACAATATCCCTACACGTGGTCGCTTCTCCCCTTTCTTATTTAAAGGAACTAATTTTTCTACTGGAGGATATTCTGCAGAATACGGTGATGCCTTATCCAGTGTTTTATTACTGAATACGATCGACGAGCCAGAACAAGAAAAAACTGATCTATCTTTTATTAGTGTTGGTCTCGGAATTGGAAATACCCAAAAATGGAAGAACAATTCCCTAAGTATAAATGCATTTTACCTAAATCTAAAACCATATCAAGAAATCATTTCTCAACGTGTGGATTGGATAAAACCTTTTGAGTCTTTATCGGGTGAAGCTGTATATAGACATCAATTCGATAATGGATTATTCAAACTATATGGAGGATTAAATTATACAGATTTCGAATTAATCCAGGAGGACATCAATGTACCAGAAGGCATCAATTTTGGACTTAAAAACAGAAACTTATATATCAATGCCTCATACAAAGGTGAATTAGGAAATGATTGGAGATTGGCTACTGGAGCTAGTTTTGCCAATGACCATAATGATATAAAAATTGAAGAAACAAATGTTGATAATGATGACAATGCGGCTCACTTAAAAATAAAATTAAGGAAAAGATTCAGTAATCGTTTCAAATTAAGCTTTGGTGCAGAACAATTTCTTGGAAATTTTAAGGAAGAAGCTAGTATTATTTCCTTCGGAAATTTCCAGAGTAGTTTTAAGAATAATAGCACAGCAGCTTTTTCTGAAGCTAATATCTTTTTCAATAAAAAGTTGGCTATGCAATTAGGAATACGAGCAACTCATAATACATTACTCGACTTTACCAAAGTATCTCCAAGAGCCTCATTAGCCTATAAAATTGCCGAGAAATCTCAGGTTTCTTTAGCCTACGGAGATTTTTATCAGGCACCACAGCAAGATATTCTTAAATATAATAGTTCATTAGATCCAGAAAAGTCATCCCACTATATTCTTAATTATCTATATCAAAACAATGGTAGGACATTAAGAGCTGAAGCATATTATAAAAGTTATGATCGTTTAGCAAAATTTGATACTGCAATGCCCGAGTTTGGTAGTAATTATAATAGCTCTGGAGACGGATACGCTGCAGGGTTGGATGTATATTGGAGAGACAACAAGTCAATCAAAAACTTTGAGTATTGGACTAGTTATTCATATCTGGACACAGAGAGAGATTACAGAAATTACCCGGAACGAGCTACTCCTAATTTTGCCACAAGCCATAATCTATCTGTTGTAGGGAAATATTGGGCTAAAGATTGGAAATCATTAATAAGCGCTACCTACAATTTTGCTTCAGGGCGTCCGTATACAGATCCGAATACAGCTAACTTTTTAGGCGAAAAAACAAGAACTTTTAATTCTTTAAATATGAGCTGGGCATATTTAATCAGTCAACAAAAGATTTTATTCGTATCCGTATCTAATGTGCTCGGATTTGACAATGTATTTAATTATCAATATGCTAATACTCCTAATGTAAATGGAAATTTTGCCAGACGTGCTATTAGACCAACCGCCGATCGTTTTTTTATCATAGGATTTTTCTGGACGATCAGTGATAATAAAACAGATAATCAATTAGATAACTTATAA
- a CDS encoding 1-acyl-sn-glycerol-3-phosphate acyltransferase yields the protein MGLFKRNPFGHILFLKKWLIRIMGSMTHRRYRGFNELQIEGSEIFKNLPDTNVLFVSNHQTYFADVVAMFHVFNASLSGRTDSIKNIGYLWNPKLNLYYVAAKETMKAGLLARILAYAGAITVERTWRDKGQDVNRQVKMSDITNIKRALEDGWVITFPQGTTKPFKPIRKGTAHIIRQYKPIVIPIVIDGFRRSFDKKGIRIKKRGILQSMVIKEPLQIDYENDSIDDIVGKLEFAIEQHPSFLKVIPQEELDAEEELNQKRRWEY from the coding sequence ATGGGATTATTTAAAAGAAATCCTTTTGGTCATATATTATTTTTGAAAAAATGGCTCATAAGAATTATGGGTTCTATGACGCATAGACGTTATAGAGGTTTTAATGAATTACAAATAGAAGGGAGTGAGATTTTTAAGAATCTCCCTGATACTAATGTCCTATTCGTTTCTAATCATCAAACTTATTTTGCGGATGTGGTGGCTATGTTTCACGTTTTTAATGCAAGTTTAAGTGGACGTACGGATTCTATAAAAAACATAGGATATCTATGGAATCCTAAGCTAAATTTATACTATGTAGCAGCAAAGGAAACAATGAAAGCTGGTTTATTAGCCAGAATACTAGCATATGCCGGTGCGATTACTGTAGAAAGAACCTGGCGCGATAAAGGTCAGGATGTTAACCGTCAAGTTAAGATGAGTGACATTACTAATATCAAAAGAGCCTTAGAAGATGGATGGGTAATTACATTTCCACAAGGAACTACTAAACCATTTAAACCTATCCGTAAAGGAACAGCACATATTATTAGACAATATAAACCTATTGTGATTCCTATCGTAATAGATGGATTCAGAAGATCTTTTGATAAAAAAGGGATTCGAATCAAAAAGCGTGGTATTTTACAGTCGATGGTTATTAAAGAACCATTACAGATTGATTATGAAAATGATTCCATAGACGATATCGTTGGTAAATTAGAGTTTGCTATTGAACAACATCCTTCTTTCCTTAAAGTAATTCCACAAGAAGAATTAGATGCAGAAGAAGAATTGAATCAAAAAAGACGTTGGGAATATTAG
- a CDS encoding GLPGLI family protein: MKKLLLPTVVLFSVILNAQQITVFYKEKRIPDQVTTKNGHFDSLEFEVYMLEMAKIKAAIYADKDKDSLDYYRNKIQEEVNKMMIHSKKIERKSLNIPEYDYITVLKIRALKSLYYPQEEVGNDTVSEIRTNRKGREFKRERINYNNSEVVYIDQSQRKKISSLEVYEFDLKGRKFLIEEALEQPQWTLTKETKKIDQYVCYKAILKNSDKKVEAWYTREIKSAHGPKGYCGLPGLILELKEDKRTVNFHKIRILSENGFEINPPTEGEKITRQELIDLPAKLFNQY, from the coding sequence ATGAAAAAACTGTTATTACCTACTGTTGTTTTATTCTCTGTTATACTTAATGCACAGCAGATTACCGTATTCTATAAGGAGAAAAGAATACCAGATCAAGTAACTACCAAGAATGGACATTTTGATTCTTTAGAATTTGAGGTTTATATGTTAGAAATGGCGAAAATTAAAGCAGCAATATATGCCGATAAGGATAAGGATTCTCTAGATTATTACAGAAATAAAATTCAGGAAGAGGTAAATAAAATGATGATACATTCTAAAAAGATAGAGCGTAAGTCTTTAAATATTCCAGAATATGATTATATCACTGTATTAAAAATTAGAGCGCTAAAGTCCTTGTATTACCCGCAGGAAGAAGTTGGTAATGATACAGTATCGGAGATAAGAACCAATAGAAAAGGGCGAGAGTTTAAAAGAGAACGCATCAATTACAATAACTCCGAAGTAGTTTATATAGATCAATCTCAGAGAAAGAAAATAAGTTCGCTAGAAGTTTATGAGTTTGATCTTAAAGGTAGAAAGTTTTTAATTGAAGAAGCACTAGAACAACCACAATGGACATTAACAAAAGAAACAAAAAAGATCGATCAATATGTTTGTTATAAAGCGATACTAAAAAACTCAGACAAAAAAGTAGAAGCCTGGTACACCAGAGAGATTAAATCAGCTCACGGTCCTAAAGGATATTGCGGGCTTCCCGGACTCATACTGGAACTAAAAGAAGACAAAAGAACAGTTAATTTTCATAAAATTCGTATACTCTCTGAAAATGGTTTTGAAATAAACCCTCCAACTGAAGGTGAAAAAATTACCCGACAGGAACTTATAGATTTACCAGCAAAATTATTTAATCAGTATTAA